One segment of Gilliamella sp. ESL0441 DNA contains the following:
- a CDS encoding filamentous hemagglutinin N-terminal domain-containing protein: protein MNKDFYRIIFNRVRGLFIVVSDIAQSNQVVVSKHLQAKSIHVKDDSIKTTQSYVLKPLVFLSYVALGLVSMTGVSYANNIVVDQKANQAQQPTIQGLPNGVTQIDIAAPTKGGVSHNKYTQFDVSKNGVILNNSPNGSKTQLAGNINGNASLQNSAKVILNEVNSQNISQLNGYIEVAGQKAQVVIANPAGITCNGCGFINADRATLTTGKPIIEDGKLMGYQVERGKIAITGEGLKNSGQDYTDLIARSVSVNAELWANKEINIVTGKAKVSADLTKVEKVASATNTEQPEFALDVSALGGMYAGKIKMVGTETGVGVRNNGTIMASAGTLNISADGKILNNAGGKLKAKQDISLKGKSIVNHGKIASQKNVNLAGKNIENYGEVNAKEQLNIVANDVNNLNKLTSEKNILVQSDNITNKETGSIEAKENIFLKGNDIINDGTVKSNLISLGDYDESKLVNTWQGKLIAGELIKVLGKQFFNYGLINGDSANIILKDLMNNQGNILLRKGIELLSKEFINDKNGKLQSQFLKIDNNDKNSKFFNYGSINNENIFVKIGKIYNYGQVLVKDMIFLDTSMLENNSKGIIKSDKVFLFSLKLYNFNEILAEELLQINSLELLYNQGKLYSNDTLSILSYNFKNDSQGKVKANQIIFNGVLVTDKNKFEENEFDYQSSSTGKKDLKFNIDDLYNQAKAMSLERLKAKGDNFKNDWQTDTNSTKTETKEIKTDNKKEIKPNDKIIINPNEIKYNGQSLTQNVIMIDNKNSNSEKLGILRSHQLESTFDYGMENLDTIKKTDLHSGINNSQSTIDHSVSNLFQNLNNNTFINDDLNLNKAKMIISNITDMIIFSLIKSNSVSTKMDNQPSELSHP from the coding sequence ATGAATAAAGATTTTTATCGTATTATTTTCAATCGGGTTCGAGGGTTGTTCATTGTTGTATCTGATATTGCTCAATCAAATCAAGTTGTGGTTAGCAAACATCTGCAAGCAAAGAGCATTCACGTCAAGGATGATTCAATCAAAACTACTCAATCTTATGTATTAAAGCCGTTAGTTTTTTTATCCTATGTAGCATTAGGGCTGGTTAGTATGACTGGCGTCAGTTACGCAAATAATATCGTTGTCGATCAAAAAGCCAATCAAGCTCAACAACCAACAATTCAAGGTTTACCAAACGGCGTGACACAAATCGATATTGCCGCACCAACAAAAGGGGGCGTATCCCACAATAAATATACGCAATTTGACGTTTCAAAAAACGGTGTCATTTTGAATAACTCCCCAAACGGCAGTAAAACGCAATTAGCGGGTAATATTAATGGTAATGCATCACTGCAAAATAGTGCCAAAGTTATATTGAACGAAGTGAATTCACAAAATATCAGCCAATTAAATGGTTATATCGAAGTGGCGGGTCAAAAAGCTCAAGTTGTCATCGCCAATCCGGCAGGCATAACCTGTAATGGTTGTGGTTTTATTAATGCAGACCGGGCAACCTTAACGACGGGTAAACCGATAATAGAAGATGGAAAATTGATGGGTTATCAAGTAGAAAGGGGGAAGATAGCCATTACAGGGGAAGGGTTAAAAAATTCAGGGCAGGATTATACCGATTTAATCGCACGCAGTGTCAGTGTTAATGCTGAGTTATGGGCGAATAAAGAAATTAATATTGTGACAGGTAAAGCGAAGGTGAGTGCAGACCTGACGAAGGTTGAAAAAGTCGCCTCAGCCACCAATACCGAACAACCTGAATTTGCACTGGATGTTTCAGCATTAGGTGGAATGTATGCCGGAAAAATTAAGATGGTGGGCACCGAAACCGGCGTGGGTGTACGTAACAATGGGACAATCATGGCAAGTGCGGGAACGTTGAATATCTCGGCGGATGGTAAAATTTTAAATAATGCTGGAGGGAAGCTCAAAGCCAAACAAGATATCTCGCTAAAAGGTAAAAGCATTGTAAATCATGGCAAAATTGCTAGTCAAAAAAATGTCAATTTAGCAGGAAAAAATATTGAAAATTATGGTGAAGTTAATGCTAAAGAGCAATTAAACATTGTTGCTAATGATGTTAATAATTTAAATAAGCTCACATCTGAAAAAAATATATTAGTCCAAAGTGATAATATTACTAATAAGGAAACAGGTTCGATAGAAGCTAAAGAAAATATTTTTTTAAAGGGAAACGATATTATAAATGATGGTACCGTAAAGTCGAACTTGATAAGTTTAGGCGATTATGATGAATCCAAATTAGTCAATACGTGGCAAGGTAAGTTGATTGCAGGTGAGCTAATAAAAGTTTTGGGTAAGCAATTTTTTAATTATGGTTTAATTAATGGTGATTCTGCCAATATCATATTAAAAGATCTTATGAATAATCAGGGTAATATCTTATTAAGGAAGGGGATAGAACTATTATCTAAGGAATTTATCAACGATAAGAATGGTAAGTTACAAAGTCAATTTCTAAAAATTGATAATAATGATAAAAACTCAAAATTCTTCAATTATGGTTCCATTAATAATGAAAATATATTTGTAAAAATTGGTAAAATTTATAACTATGGCCAAGTGTTAGTTAAAGATATGATTTTTTTAGACACTTCCATGCTTGAAAACAATAGTAAAGGGATAATAAAATCCGATAAAGTCTTTTTATTTTCTTTAAAACTCTATAATTTTAATGAAATTCTTGCTGAAGAATTGCTTCAAATTAACTCATTAGAGTTGTTGTATAACCAAGGTAAATTATATTCTAACGATACATTATCTATACTAAGTTATAATTTTAAAAATGATTCACAAGGAAAAGTTAAAGCCAATCAAATAATTTTTAATGGTGTCTTAGTGACTGATAAAAATAAATTTGAAGAGAATGAATTCGATTATCAAAGTAGCTCTACCGGCAAAAAAGATTTAAAATTTAATATTGATGATTTATACAATCAAGCAAAAGCAATGTCATTAGAAAGACTAAAAGCTAAAGGAGATAACTTCAAAAATGATTGGCAAACAGATACAAACTCAACCAAAACTGAAACAAAAGAGATAAAAACTGATAATAAAAAAGAGATAAAACCAAATGATAAAATAATAATAAATCCTAATGAAATTAAATATAATGGTCAATCATTAACTCAAAATGTGATAATGATTGATAATAAAAATTCAAACAGTGAAAAGTTGGGTATCCTAAGGTCACACCAGCTTGAATCCACTTTTGATTATGGAATGGAAAATTTGGATACGATCAAGAAGACAGATTTACACTCAGGCATTAATAATTCGCAATCTACAATTGATCATTCAGTTTCTAATCTGTTCCAGAATTTAAACAATAATACATTTATCAATGATGATCTAAATTTAAATAAAGCAAAAATGATAATATCCAACATTACTGATATGATTATTTTCTCTCTAATTAAAAGTAATAGTGTCAGTACCAAAATGGATAATCAGCCCAGTGAACTTTCTCATCCATAG
- a CDS encoding filamentous hemagglutinin N-terminal domain-containing protein produces the protein MNKGFYRIVFNRVRGMFVVVSDIAQSNHVVVSKGQQGKCIHIKNDSMKTAQSYLLKPLVFLSYVALGLVSMTGVSYANNIVVDQKANQAHQPTIQGLPNGVTQIDIAAPTKGGVSHNKYTQFDVSKNGVILNNSPNGSKTQLAGNINGNASLQNSAKVILNEVNSQNISQLNGYIEVAGQKAQVVIANPAGITCNGCGFINADRATLTTGKPIIEDGKLMGYQVERGKIAITGEGLKNSGQDYTDLIARSVSVNAELWANKEINIVTGKAKVSADLTKVEKVASATNTEQPEFALDVSALGGMYAGKIKMVGTETGVGVRNNGTIMASAGTLNISADGKILNNVGGNFKATQDISLNSQHIENHGTIASQKSVSLTGKTDVKNYGTIEAKEDIQLKAKALVANENRLSAGKNLSAESDEFLSTWTGNVNAKNITLNAMHTKNVGKMNAVEKVEIKASYAENAGDLSAGESVTVSSDKIKNDWFGVIQSKNITLEGKDFENYSEVNAKDKLSIIADVLNVNKLISENEISVENENNIINKDTGLIQAGEVVSLSGKNIVNEGNIKSSSVGLGAGHVGTVVNTWRGKIEADQFVSIRADQFDNWGLVSGDGGHIVSYGKMYNQGQIAIKSNLHFKYHQFKNDWNGKLSFDYATIEPSSVNFDNDITNYGLIEVGTMNVITNNFYNYGKISATHLYLSGLSGSNFVNNWQGLIKANEIYTNFVNFRNYNEITAANNLTIQVTDGYNQGKILSSGELDIMSNNFKNDWQGEMSANTIKIAGQKNEEGIIEGRFDNRKTIHANDTLMIDTIEFYNNGELFAQNKIDVVSQNFKNDWFGVIDTKHLVFKVKNGVENYGKIKADELLEISD, from the coding sequence ATGAATAAAGGTTTTTATCGTATTGTTTTTAATCGAGTTCGAGGGATGTTTGTTGTTGTGTCTGATATTGCCCAATCAAATCACGTTGTAGTCAGCAAGGGGCAGCAAGGCAAGTGTATTCATATCAAAAATGATTCAATGAAGACTGCTCAATCTTATCTATTAAAACCGTTAGTTTTTTTATCCTATGTAGCATTAGGGCTGGTTAGTATGACTGGCGTCAGTTACGCAAATAATATCGTTGTCGATCAAAAAGCCAATCAAGCTCACCAACCAACAATTCAAGGTTTACCAAACGGCGTGACACAAATCGATATTGCCGCACCAACAAAAGGGGGCGTATCCCATAATAAATATACGCAATTTGACGTTTCAAAAAACGGTGTCATTTTGAATAACTCCCCAAACGGCAGTAAAACGCAATTAGCGGGTAATATTAATGGTAATGCATCACTGCAAAATAGCGCCAAAGTTATATTGAACGAAGTGAATTCACAAAATATCAGCCAATTAAATGGTTATATCGAAGTGGCGGGTCAAAAAGCTCAAGTTGTCATCGCCAATCCGGCAGGCATAACCTGTAATGGTTGTGGTTTTATTAATGCAGACCGGGCAACCTTAACGACGGGTAAACCGATAATAGAAGATGGAAAATTGATGGGTTATCAAGTAGAAAGGGGGAAGATAGCCATTACAGGGGAAGGGTTAAAAAATTCAGGGCAGGATTATACCGATTTAATCGCACGCAGTGTCAGTGTTAATGCTGAGTTATGGGCGAATAAAGAAATTAATATTGTGACAGGTAAAGCGAAGGTGAGTGCAGACCTGACGAAGGTTGAAAAAGTCGCCTCAGCCACCAATACCGAACAACCTGAATTTGCACTGGATGTTTCAGCATTAGGTGGAATGTATGCCGGAAAAATTAAGATGGTGGGCACCGAAACCGGCGTGGGTGTGCGTAACAATGGGACAATCATGGCAAGTGCGGGAACGTTGAATATCTCGGCGGATGGTAAAATTTTAAATAATGTGGGGGGTAATTTTAAGGCAACACAAGATATCTCACTAAACAGTCAACATATAGAAAATCATGGCACGATTGCCAGTCAAAAAAGTGTCAGCTTAACGGGAAAAACAGACGTAAAAAATTATGGCACAATAGAAGCAAAAGAAGACATCCAACTTAAAGCTAAAGCATTGGTAGCCAATGAAAATAGATTATCAGCAGGAAAAAATCTTAGTGCAGAAAGTGATGAATTTCTGAGTACCTGGACAGGGAATGTGAACGCTAAAAATATTACATTAAATGCAATGCACACCAAAAATGTGGGCAAAATGAATGCGGTTGAAAAGGTGGAAATTAAAGCATCATATGCCGAAAATGCGGGTGACTTATCAGCAGGAGAAAGCGTTACTGTATCGAGTGATAAAATCAAAAATGATTGGTTTGGCGTGATTCAGTCGAAAAATATTACTTTAGAAGGGAAAGATTTTGAGAATTATAGTGAAGTGAATGCCAAGGATAAATTAAGCATTATTGCTGATGTTCTGAACGTAAATAAACTGATATCTGAAAATGAAATATCGGTCGAAAATGAAAATAATATTATCAATAAGGATACAGGCTTAATTCAAGCTGGAGAAGTTGTTTCATTATCTGGAAAGAATATAGTTAATGAAGGTAATATTAAAAGCTCATCTGTAGGTTTAGGTGCCGGACATGTTGGAACCGTGGTTAATACTTGGCGTGGAAAAATAGAAGCCGATCAATTTGTTTCCATAAGAGCAGATCAATTTGATAATTGGGGATTGGTAAGTGGTGATGGTGGACATATTGTATCGTATGGGAAAATGTATAACCAAGGTCAAATTGCGATAAAATCAAATTTACATTTTAAATATCATCAATTTAAAAATGATTGGAACGGTAAACTATCTTTCGATTATGCTACGATTGAGCCTAGTTCTGTTAATTTTGATAATGATATTACCAACTATGGTCTAATAGAGGTTGGTACGATGAATGTGATTACTAATAATTTTTACAATTATGGTAAAATTTCAGCGACTCATTTATATTTATCAGGTTTATCAGGCAGTAATTTTGTAAATAATTGGCAAGGTCTAATAAAGGCTAATGAAATATATACTAATTTTGTAAATTTTAGAAATTACAATGAAATCACTGCCGCTAACAATTTAACGATTCAAGTTACAGATGGCTATAACCAAGGAAAAATTCTCTCATCAGGAGAATTAGATATAATGAGTAACAACTTTAAAAATGACTGGCAGGGTGAAATGAGTGCCAACACGATTAAAATAGCAGGACAAAAAAATGAAGAAGGAATAATTGAAGGACGATTTGATAATCGAAAAACCATTCATGCTAATGATACATTGATGATAGACACAATCGAATTTTACAATAATGGAGAGTTATTTGCCCAAAATAAAATAGATGTTGTCAGTCAAAATTTTAAAAATGATTGGTTTGGCGTTATCGATACCAAACACCTTGTTTTTAAAGTTAAAAATGGGGTTGAAAATTATGGAAAAATCAAAGCAGATGAATTATTAGAAATAAGTGATTAA
- a CDS encoding CHAP domain-containing protein, translating to MKIFFKYKKSLFLIMLILSLSIYLFGQKIDAYFLIDKDKIGVVVDEFNGVKVYYNGSVDNVSGRNTSKDGYNLGLKYQCVEFIKRYYYERFNHKMPDSYGHAKDFFDDSIADGKINPKRNLLQYHNGSPSKPQVEDIIVMGWSRYGHVAIISKVSDNEIEIVQQNPGPNASSRALLPLIYKDGLWNIDSFRVLGYLRKN from the coding sequence AGTCTATTTTTAATTATGTTGATTTTGTCATTAAGTATCTACCTTTTTGGTCAAAAAATTGATGCGTATTTTCTGATTGATAAAGATAAAATAGGCGTTGTTGTCGATGAATTTAATGGTGTTAAAGTTTACTATAATGGTAGCGTAGATAATGTGAGTGGGCGCAATACATCTAAGGATGGATATAATCTCGGTTTGAAATACCAATGCGTCGAATTTATTAAGCGTTATTACTATGAGCGCTTTAATCATAAGATGCCAGATAGTTATGGTCATGCAAAAGATTTTTTTGATGATTCTATCGCCGACGGAAAAATCAATCCCAAACGCAATCTACTGCAATATCACAATGGTTCACCGTCAAAACCTCAAGTTGAGGATATTATTGTAATGGGATGGAGTAGATATGGTCATGTCGCTATTATCAGTAAAGTCAGCGATAATGAGATTGAAATTGTCCAGCAAAACCCAGGTCCTAATGCTAGCTCTCGTGCCTTGCTTCCTTTAATTTATAAAGACGGTTTATGGAATATTGATTCATTTCGGGTTTTAGGCTATCTGCGTAAAAATTAA
- a CDS encoding filamentous hemagglutinin N-terminal domain-containing protein has translation MNRNLYRIIFNKARNLFIVVSELVKSHQMVASNKNKVEIIHQKHDSIYPTKSFKIKPLIFISYIALGMVSLIDSSYANNIVADKSANRNQRPDVYQLSNGTYVSNIATPSSSGVSHNKYTQFDVAKNGVILNNSPDGSKTQLAGYLSGNALIKQSAKVILNEVNSPNISQLNGYIEVAGQKAQVIIANPAGITCNGCGFINADRATLTTGKPLVKDGKLTGYQVERGHIYVTGQGLKNTGQDYTDIIARSVKINAELWANKEINVIAGQNNVGTDLSFTENKKDNIYEDKYNFGIDVSALGGMYAGKITLSANEQGVGVRNSGTLGVSAGDLNINTKGMIVNNHYISAKGSINVNSSAFENNMTITSGKNLNIKSHEVNNFGKISAGEQFTADSSTIINTNNIKSKNVQLKEVKQFKNYGVIEASNDLNIKAGTIHNANKILAEKNIAISSSSLFNDKQSLIQSNTQNISLDSNNFENQGTIKSYHLYVNSQHFINQSTGNIEIGKYIGLKGSTFDNYGLVKSSLDLESSVNYLNNYGKLSSDRIKIDASEFKNAGKGELFANAISLSSSNFENHNYINATKILNLTVKDNFYNQGILSAKEKLNFSTYKLKNDWNGTIVANEISISSSQKLENHNLIEGLSNLTINANDLYNQGKLNSFGEIFFKGLNFKNDWNGRVSAKKISLSSEKLENHNSISAINDLAITATNLYNQGDLSSDNSVLISQGYFKNDWNGFVKGKNITITGQNLENHNQVNAEKLLSINSIKVYNQGTLASKQTLDTNSNYLKNDWKGQMQGYDINISGEKFENHNIVDVYKTMSIKSKDVYNQGKLISEHFIDFTPTKLFNDWKGEIIARQGVNFAGKELENHNFIKSSDTININADKVYNQGQIIANNKMFLKAKKVNNDWNGKIYSNTIHIKVPELINGGFIIGDIKHDEF, from the coding sequence ATGAATAGAAATTTATATAGAATTATTTTTAATAAAGCTCGAAATTTATTTATTGTTGTATCCGAACTGGTTAAATCGCATCAAATGGTGGCAAGTAATAAAAATAAAGTTGAAATTATTCATCAAAAACACGACTCAATTTACCCAACAAAATCCTTCAAAATAAAGCCATTAATATTTATATCGTATATCGCATTGGGAATGGTTAGTCTGATTGACAGCAGTTATGCTAACAATATTGTCGCAGACAAATCAGCCAATCGTAATCAACGTCCTGATGTTTATCAACTTTCTAACGGAACCTATGTAAGTAATATTGCTACTCCATCGAGTAGTGGGGTTTCACATAATAAATATACTCAATTTGATGTAGCCAAAAATGGTGTCATTTTAAATAATTCCCCAGACGGTAGCAAAACGCAATTAGCGGGTTATCTTAGTGGTAATGCATTAATCAAACAAAGTGCTAAAGTCATTTTGAATGAAGTCAATTCACCTAATATTAGTCAGTTGAATGGATACATTGAAGTAGCTGGTCAAAAAGCACAAGTAATCATTGCCAATCCAGCGGGTATAACCTGTAATGGATGTGGTTTTATCAATGCTGACCGAGCAACCTTAACAACCGGTAAACCGCTAGTAAAAGACGGTAAATTGACTGGGTATCAAGTTGAACGTGGACATATTTATGTTACCGGGCAAGGCTTAAAAAATACCGGGCAAGATTATACGGATATCATTGCTCGAAGTGTAAAAATTAATGCTGAATTATGGGCTAATAAAGAAATCAATGTGATAGCAGGTCAAAATAATGTCGGTACAGATTTAAGCTTTACTGAGAATAAAAAAGATAATATTTATGAAGATAAATATAATTTTGGTATTGATGTATCTGCGTTAGGTGGTATGTATGCTGGTAAAATTACATTGAGTGCAAATGAACAAGGTGTCGGTGTACGTAATTCAGGAACATTGGGTGTAAGCGCTGGAGACCTTAACATTAATACCAAAGGTATGATTGTTAATAACCATTATATATCGGCAAAGGGTTCAATCAATGTTAATAGTTCTGCATTTGAAAATAATATGACCATCACCAGTGGAAAAAATCTTAATATAAAAAGTCATGAGGTAAACAATTTTGGTAAGATTTCCGCCGGAGAACAATTCACTGCTGATAGCTCTACTATAATAAATACCAATAACATCAAATCAAAAAACGTTCAATTAAAAGAAGTTAAACAATTTAAAAATTATGGTGTTATTGAAGCAAGTAATGATTTAAATATAAAGGCTGGAACGATACATAATGCAAATAAAATATTGGCGGAAAAGAATATTGCCATATCTAGTTCCTCATTATTCAATGATAAACAAAGTTTGATTCAATCAAATACTCAAAATATTAGTTTAGATTCTAATAATTTTGAAAATCAAGGCACGATTAAGTCATATCATCTTTATGTAAATAGTCAACATTTTATAAATCAAAGTACTGGAAATATAGAAATTGGTAAATATATCGGTTTAAAGGGTTCGACATTTGATAATTATGGTTTAGTTAAGTCTTCACTTGATTTAGAAAGTTCGGTAAATTACTTAAATAATTATGGAAAACTCTCATCCGATCGCATTAAAATCGATGCTAGTGAATTTAAAAATGCTGGAAAAGGTGAGTTATTCGCTAATGCGATATCTTTATCAAGTTCTAATTTCGAAAATCACAATTATATAAACGCGACAAAAATTCTGAATCTTACGGTGAAAGATAACTTTTATAATCAAGGCATTTTGAGCGCTAAAGAAAAGTTGAATTTTTCGACTTATAAACTTAAAAATGACTGGAATGGTACGATTGTTGCTAACGAAATATCAATTTCTTCAAGTCAAAAACTTGAAAATCATAATTTAATTGAAGGGTTAAGTAACTTAACAATTAACGCTAATGATTTATATAACCAAGGGAAACTAAATTCTTTTGGAGAAATCTTTTTTAAAGGTCTCAACTTTAAAAATGACTGGAATGGTAGGGTTAGTGCTAAAAAAATATCACTTTCAAGTGAAAAACTCGAAAATCACAACTCTATTAGTGCAATTAATGATTTAGCTATTACCGCTACTAATTTATATAACCAAGGCGATTTATCATCTGATAATTCAGTGTTGATAAGTCAAGGTTATTTCAAAAATGATTGGAATGGATTCGTTAAAGGTAAGAATATCACGATTACTGGACAAAATTTAGAAAACCATAATCAAGTTAATGCAGAAAAGTTATTAAGTATAAATTCAATAAAAGTTTATAATCAAGGAACATTAGCTTCTAAACAAACCTTAGATACAAATTCAAATTATTTAAAAAATGATTGGAAAGGGCAAATGCAAGGCTATGATATCAATATTTCAGGAGAAAAGTTTGAAAATCATAATATTGTCGATGTATACAAAACAATGTCTATAAAATCTAAGGATGTTTATAATCAAGGAAAACTTATTTCTGAACATTTTATAGATTTTACCCCAACTAAACTATTTAATGATTGGAAAGGTGAAATAATTGCTAGACAAGGCGTAAATTTTGCCGGTAAAGAACTTGAAAATCATAATTTTATTAAGTCTAGTGATACAATAAATATTAACGCTGATAAAGTTTATAATCAGGGGCAAATAATTGCCAATAATAAAATGTTTTTAAAAGCGAAAAAAGTTAATAATGATTGGAACGGTAAAATTTATAGTAATACAATTCATATTAAAGTTCCTGAACTAATCAATGGTGGCTTTATTATTGGAGATATAAAACATGACGAATTTTAA